The following nucleotide sequence is from Aedes aegypti strain LVP_AGWG unplaced genomic scaffold, AaegL5.0 Primary Assembly AGWG_AaegL5_hic_scaff_157_PBJ_arrow, whole genome shotgun sequence.
gaaattttttttgcgaaaagatTGCAAATATCTTCAGAATTATTTCCTACTTTTTCATCCAAAGTCATTGTTGATGGAAAGTTGCACGATTTGAGTTTAGTTTTaacgtaattgaaaaaaatctttggacatgactttatttcattttcagtttttatgttgtACTCGGTAAGTGCTGTAGAAATGGCTAAATTGAGTTGGTCGCaaataaccaaatatttttctaaatcgtctgtttttttatatcttccgtaaactttgtgagctttttgttttcgatttttcaaatttctgatttgcttgttgaaccaaattggattttttgagtTGTGATTCCTTCGTCTCTTCTTAACAGGTACTTCCTCCCTAATGGTTTCCCACAATAAATTGTAAAAGATTTCTATTGCACATTCAATATTACTTTGATTTCTCAAAACAGATTGCCAATTTGCGTTATCTAATTTTAGTCTAATATTAGTATAATTGGCTCTACTataatcgaaaatattctcatacaTATATTCGTGAGGAGTATGATAAATATGCATAAacatagaatattctattgccgtgtgaaacgcttcatttttccataatggtgaaattgactcacttacacagaaatcttcatgcatatttgtcaataaaaaatctaagtaacagttttgtttattttttacgtgatttatttgattaaggcctaaggatgcagttttgtcaaaaataaattgcaaagttACATTATCGCCAACAACAGGGAGTAGAATACTCTCGTTTTCAAAATCAGGAATGAAATCTGCATTACGTTGATTGAAATCGCCATAAATATGCACCTTGTTTTCGGGAGGAAGTTGAGTTATGATTTCTTCTGCTATCAGGAAAAAACTCTCGTATGTTGACTTACAAGCCTGATCTGGGGGAAAGTAAactgatacaaaaatatgagtttcatTACCAATATTTGATTTAATCCACACATgctcaaattctttaaatttaggTGTAGCAATGATTTCAGAACTGAAATTTGATGATATTGCAACGACGACTCCTCCGCCCGATCTTCTTTGTGTTAAAAGTAAGTCACGATCATTGCGAAATACGTAGTAATtgctaccagaaatttcttcacttttcacatcatcaTTCCAACTTGTTTCTGTTCCCAAAATGATTGAGTACGATgaacttaatatatttttatgaatttcattaattttaaaagcaCTTTTCATGCGATTAAAGTTCTGACAATAGATTAAACTTTCAGTTGGCTGTGTTTCAGAAGAAATTATTGGTAGTTCGTTATTTAAGTCTGTTAAACCATATGATGAATTGTCATTATTATTTGTTGCCAAGTCCTGATTAGTTTCACCGGgttgaattgaattattttctgcCTCTGAGGGGTCCGTCAATTCCGTAgaaaacatttcatttatttagttaacatctacacagataacactgaatcaacaatttcacgccacaatactcggttcgtggccgcatctctccatcctcggttctgccccacgctcgccaaatcgatacgcacttgatccgcccaactagctcgctgcgctccacgccttcttgtaccaaccggatccgaagcgaacaccatctttgcagggttgctgtccggcattcttgcaacatgccctgcccatcgtatccttccagctttggccaccttctggatactgggttcgccgtagagttgggcgagctcgtggttcatccttcgccgccacacaccgttctcctgcacaccgccgaagatcgtcctaagcacccgacgttcgaagactccaagtgcttgcaggtcctcctcgagcatcgtccacgtttcatgcccgtagagaactaccggccttatgagcgttttgtacatggtacatttggtgcgggcatgaatcttttttgaccgcagcttcttctggagcccatagtaggcccgacttccactgatgatgcgcctccgtatttcgcggctaacgttattgtcagccgtcagcaaggatccaaggtagacgaactcgtcgaccacctggaaagtatccccgtctatcgtaacactgctacctaggcgagccctgtcacgctcggtcccaccagctagcatgtactttgtcttggccgcattcacaaccagtccaacttttgctgcctcgcgtttcaggcgggtgtacatgtctgccaccttttcaaatgttcgaccgacgatgtccatatcatccgcgaagcaaacaaattgactggatctcgtaaaaatcgtaccccggctgttaagcccggctcttcgcataacaccttctagcgcaatattgaacaaaggcacgaaaatccatcaccttgtcgtagtccccggtgggatacaaacgaactggagtgttcgcctgaaaccttcacacaattttgcacacccttcatcgtcgctcttatcagtctcgtgagcttcccgggaaagctgttctcgtccatgattttccttagctctacgcggtcgatactgtcgtatgccgccttgaaatcgatgaaaagatgatgcgttgggacctggtattcacgacatttttggaggatttgccgtacagtaaagatctggtccgttgtcgatcggccgtcaacgaagccggcttgataacttcccacgaactcgtttactacaggtgacagacgacggaagatgatctgggataatactttgtaggccgcatttagaatggtgatcgctcgaaagttctcacaatctaacttgtcgcctttcttgtagatggggcatattaccccttccttccactcctccggtagctgttctgtttcccagattgtgcctatcagctggtgcagacaaatggccagcctctccggacccatctttatgagttcagctccgataccatccttaccagcagctttattgttcttgagctggtgaatggcatccttaacctccctcaacgtgggggctggttgatttcgcagtactgacgaaggcatttcctccgttgtcccgtccttcactgcctgtgctctcagcgccattcaggtgctcatcgaagtgctgcttccacctttcgatcacctcacgctcgtccgtcagaatgctcccatccttatccctgcacatctcggctcgcggcacgaagccgttgcgggatgcgttgagcttctgatagaacttacgcgtttcttgagaccggcaaagctgttccatctcctcgcactcaaCTCAATCGATTCTCGACACTGGACTCTCTCAGGTGAACGATATTACGAACTGCAATGGACGTCTGAAATGCGACATTTCGTCTGTAACTGATACTCAACCGGGAGTTAAGAACAATGCGAAACAGGCTTCGAAAAGTCCGTAAAAAGTACTTCAAGCACCGATCAGCAGAGACTGCTTCTCTCTTGAGAGTGGAAAAGGTGGAAAACCTATATGATGAACTGCGAACAACCGCATTTCGGAATTACATCAGACGCCTGGAATCCGACTTCAAGCACGACCCCTTTTCGTTCTGGTTTTTCGTTAAAAGCAGGAAGCACGGTCATGGAGTTCCGTCGGACATGGTTTACCGCAGCTGTAAAGATCCGAGATACCGCAAACTTCTTTGCGTCGTTCAAACTGCTTCTGACAGTTCCATCCATCTACCTCGCCTGGAAGTATCAACAGCGCTGGCAGATGCTGGGCCGGATCGCCTTCCTCCTGTTTTCTTTGAACAGTGTGCGTCTTTGCACTCGTTACCAGCATCGATTATTTTCAACAAGTCGttagggaccgttcaaatattacgtaacccAACAGggagagggagggggtcttacatagtgttacggttcatacaaaaatttaaaattttccatacaaaagctgttacgtgggggaggaagggggtctaaagttggcaaattttgcgttacgtaatatttgaatgaatccTTATTGGACGGCATTTTTCCTGATGCGTGGAAGATTGCATCCATTACGCCCATTCACAAAAGTGGCAGTATTCACAATGTCGAGAATTATCGCCTAATCTCAATACTAAGCTGCTTGGGTAAGGTACTTGAGAAAATAGTTCATGAAGTTTTTTACCGCTCCGTCCGACATGTGATATCTGATAGTCATCATGGATTCATGAGAAACCATTCAACGACTACAAATCTCATGACATTTGCGAACAAATTGACTAAGAGGATCGAAAAGAAGTAGCAGGTTGGCGCAGTTTACGTTGATTTATCCAAAGCTTTCGACAAAGTGCCTCACACGTTAGCTGTGGAGAAAATGCGCCACATTGACTTGCCCGATTGGATCATAAACTGGACGTCATCGTACATAACTAATCGTAAGAGTTACGTAAAAATTAGAGACGCATATTCCGATACCTTCACGTTTCCTCCAAAGTCCCACAAGGCAGCCACCTTGGCCcattaattttcataattttcgtcAACGACATCTGTAGTCTTCTGCGCTGTGATTGTTTGATGTTCGCGGATGACTTAAAAATCTACCGTACCGTTCTGTCACCGTTAGACTGCTGTGCTCTTCAGAAAgatctgaacatggttttggaCTGGTGCGAAAGGAATGGAATGCAAGTGAACTTCGCGAAATGCAAGGTTATATCCTACAGTCGTCAGCGCTCTCCATTCTTCTTCCCGTACATATTCGACAGTGAACAATTAGAACGTGTCAACAAAATTCGGGATCGCGGCTTCGTTATTGACTCTAAAGATAAGTTTAACGAGCATATCACtagtacactcaaaaaaatccaaacgtcattgctacgtgaaaaatcatgtagatcattccaaacttttaggggaaaggtattcaatatcggcagatagagatatgtttaccaaattaagtgtaattgtggtaacattgtgctaaaagattatgtagccggcgggacttgaacccacaatttccattatgtacacggacgcattaccaattatactacagctacgctacggtaaactgaagtatttggctaatgacctttgtagcatccccaagccccacaatcttactagtccaatatccacacttatccctcaccatatctctatctgccggcaTTGAATACAGTCGGTGTGAGAAAACGCAACACTATTGTACCTACATCCCCATATGATCGCACGGGTTGTCGATTCGGCTGAGGAATAGGTGCGTGGCTGCTGCCGTACACACTGACCAACGACGGCTATGATACATCCGTATCAAAGGGGTTTACTcttctcttttttattttcgacttttgcagtcagctatttttactttttaggggaaaggtattcaatatcggcagatagagatatgtttgccaaattaagtgtaattgtggtaacattgtgctaaaagattatgtagccggcgggacttgaacccacaatttccattaATTGTTAATTAATTGGAAATTGTGGGTTCACACACCGACTGTATTCAAtgccggcagatagagatatggtgagggataagtgtggtatattggactagtaagattgtggggcttggggatgctacaaaggtcattagccaaatacttcagtttaccgtagcgtagctgtagtataattggtaatgcgtccgtgtacataatggaaattgtgggttcaagtcccgccggctacataatctcttagcacaatgttaccacaattacacttaatttggcaaacatatctctatctgccgatattgaatacctttcccctaaaagtaaaaatagctgactgcaaaagtcgaaaatgaaaaagagaagatcattccaaattcattttacctccacttcacctgactaagataaagatcactaaaccattcatacacgggaaaaaattctgtggtaataattactattgtagctgactacgcccattcttgaaactatcatggaattttagaccaatttactatgtttacggtacatcccaccatataactggtacatttgacagaaataatttacaacaatctgatttcgactacaaacATGGtgaaatcaagcgcatttctggtctgctgaaaattgccggtgcgagcgcttaagttaatcCCCTGAAATAGTAGttcttaccgcacaatttttttgcgtgtacctaccaaatagtgactcggtaatgtttactgagattacctatcgcacttacgtggaattcacgtaggtgcctaagttcacTTTGACATCTGCTTAGTGTACGTgcattcggtgttgagctcaaatcctaagatggcgcttgcttgatttttgaagaacttcagaagcagCTGCGGCTTTAAAcactgtgtaagattgatttcaaggtaaatatgctttgaatagtGATGAATCCCTGCATTGCTTCATATTTTCACGCGAAGGCTACAGTAAGACAgaccaaactcacaaaattgaggaaacaggattcaaaatgctcagattaacaataaaagtagcacaatctttaagtttgtttacattttccaattgtgaattagttttcttccaaagcctattagaaataagattggtcttcattacagttaaatttaatgcaaaaccatctaggtcctactgaaacgcttcgtaaaggctatcggaaaatccacgtagctcttaagtttagcgacggtggaatggagcaatgcacgagttcactatctgacgtttgagcggtgccgtgttatttacgtgatcatggcaacgagtgaattcggcaccactcaaacgtcaaattagtgaactcgtgcatggaccgatgcacgagttcactattttgacgtttgagcggtgccgaattcactggtttccatggtcacataaataacacggcaccgctaaaacgtcaaatagtgaacccgtgcattggtccataggtcCATGGACGAACTtccaaagttcatgcgttcatcctgggctacctatgatttacgtaagagctacgtgaaaagtgcgatggaaaaaaatcactccgtcattgaaatttgtacgcgtcgttgatgattgttgctaattcatttcacggattcgaatcaaagaaaatcagttggttttgcactgacacagctgaaaaagtatcagcatactttatgcatattAGCGCGTagagtgatactttttcaaatcaatataaactatcaagactgggttttatcactttgaaatgcaagctgaaaagtcatcattgttgccaaaacgaatgacgggctacttagccttaaaaacTCTTTTTTGCTCCTTGGTGTGTAGCACGTCGTCTACCGTGGTCCAATCCCATCAAATTACCGATCGTTGCCAACTAATCGACTTAGAAACGTTAGCGAaccgtagaaaaaaaattattcgtGTTTGACCtgattatgaatcgtattgacTGTAATTATTTGTTAggtaatatttgtttttataatCCTGTGCGCACTACTCGCAACCGTTCTTTTTTGTGGATTCCTACTCGACGGGAGGGGGACCGACGCGTGGAGGGAGACCGATGGCTAGCCATAACCCACTTAAATACCTCAggcaacagatttttttatcgtGTTCAGATATTCACTTCACGGAATGATACaataatgcgagtatgttgtgaaaaaatgaagcaatttggtgcagccgtctttgagtaaccAGCATTTAACTCTTAAAAACCTCATATGTGctcatattgtaattttcagatttctccaagaatactgaaccgatttgtattattttttcagagtagctccttattacttggcattgtatagtacatattttatttttttgataaattgatcaaaaacaaattggctgccaaagacattttatattgagaatgtcggtcccccaaggaacatcggactatttttaaaacttgatcagcaatgattaatatcgacacggattcttagttttttttttgaaatcttgtgaaaaattggtgcaaaaaaatcaagaaacaaaaaagttatcacgatttgaatatttgtttagcggtaataaatgaagctgccggtagacaattctcgactcgagtgaagtgactcgccgtgtaaatcaaatggagagtcacttcgcTCGAATCGagtattgtcacctcgctatacgagaccgacaattctcacctcacgccactcgtggAATAAACCCAATTTTCCCGACCTTTTCACGgtgatttcaaatttcagcggTTTTTCCGCAAATTCCCGACCGGGTGGCCACCCTGAAAGCACCTATTACCATTTTACCTTATCAAGCCGCTCGGGACTGGGAAATAGTTCCATCTTTTCCTCGCATTCATGTTCCATGGTCATCAGCATGTTCCGTTCCTTCAGAAGCACGAACCAAAGTTTATGCAAATCCACATTCGACTTGATTCGCAGCTCGTCTTTATTCCACGCCCGACCATGTTTAACTTCATTTTCGCCCCAGTTTTTCTTGTCGTCGAAGAAATCCATCAAATCGAAACGGTTGCTCGAAACGGAGAAGCTTTTGGCCATTTGTATGGAGGCCGGAGTCGCACTCGAAAGCCTGTGAGAGTACACAAGTTGGTAGTGATGTAATCAAAACATTGTGTGCAGCGTGATGAATAACTTACAGGCTTCCATTATAATGAAGTATACTGGTCCGAACAACATTATATATGTTTCCCACTTGCTTTGAGGCAACCAAAACTCTGTTCAGCACGTTcattattacaaaattttagCAAAATTCTAAACTTCTAAAACACACATGCCGAATGCGGCAATCTTTTTTCAATGATCTGAGCTTGTCAAATGTCAAAGCAGGAGAACAACAACTACTGTTTACTTTtttaatcatcgtcatcaatgATGCACGGAAAAACAAAAGTACTCAATATTAGgtatttttactcaaaatttagtACACTGTTTTAACAGTGTTTTTTTGccaaatctcgcataacctgtgatctcaccctaaaagccattggtaaccgagtgttcAACACAACTTCGTGCACATTTTTGCTGTAGGGATTatcatgtattttggacaggctaaagatatgtctggaaacggcgatcgattaactgcataagattctaatattttattacgttatgatacttatatgcttaaCGTCTCACTGTACTTTGTTTCTAGGgtgaaaaaatcagagggggttgtgtacaagacacgaccgcatgacgttaactcgccaagtctcgattactttttcaaatcgacgtaagtaactttcatatggttttgagaaaattaattcagaagaaccACAAGCTGTCTTTTAAAACtggtttaaaattattcaactttttaaatttttttcgccgtgtacatcgcttaaattttgcatacattaagctcgcgttcaaaaactagggagttcctgttatttcccacaaaaaaaaatattacaaaatgataagccgatttattcagttactttcgacgtttttctaccagtgtaaaatcggctcaagtagtgttttgttttgattcgtggttaagtcactttgtctctccatacagcggggcggcgaaagtagtggttaggttgcgaaagttgagaatcttactttcgtcgttttgtaaatccggaaattaaacgttttaaaagtgaaaaatcgagttggttcagagcgcatcgtgtagaatttcgtctgcgaaacacgtagaatcgataaagtaagtttgtatacttttttgacttgagtctgttagaataagttttcgagaagtgattttctgcatttgaattttagtcgattgtcatagttgcagccttccttttgttcaaactctaacataatatcgtgatggtcgcaacattttagattttaaattgacacccagtatatccagctttttaaaaacgctaatggctgccgcaagcAGGCtggctttctggtagggatcgggcgatttgacgtttgacttgggtcatttctataggcctattcacatgacgtctcaaatcagctgatcgggaagcactttgacatttcttctatgaaaatgacaggcccgtgttagcaccggtcctccaccgatgtaaacaaatgcatagacggatctgtcacatgaaaaggcctattgaatGGACCCAAGCCAAATGTCATATCGTTtcatccctaccagaaagcgaggctATTTGTGGCAGCCATtggcgctcgtaaaaagctggattgccGTGAGATGTAATTaacatcaaaagaagaatgagcgaaaaAGTAGAAATTGGTCTTCTTTTATAGTGCTTCCCAACCCACGTGTTTGAacgtgtttggttgcgtaagaatggggtcgacattttcccaattttcgacagtctatcgtcaaaaatcaagagttttcttaatttgagtaaaatgttgtataaattttcaatcgattggtgggaaaattttgaaaatctactgataaatggctgaattattagtattcaaaatcttacataatttcgtgacggtcacattttagattttcaattgacacccagtatattgccgtaagacgaaGTTAACAtcaaaagcttacaaactgtagcattggctgccaaaatagcgttttttatCGGCCTGTCTGTTTTGCATTCCGGACACCAAATATGCTTTAAAATGCCATcgtgtgaatataatttggacatggGCGTTTTCTTAATATCCATACAATGGTTCCTTAAAAAAacgatcatatcataacgaaAAACGCCTTCAAGTATGCATGTatgcgacattccagtgtgtttcatcagatggccaaatagggtcctaaaatggttaatgaaatcttgttttcatttaataacacgaaagatcaaattactgcaactactttagcaatttttctcgctcaaataacggatatatcatattaaaactttaatttcaaaattggatccattaatgaaccttgacacttgagatcatgtttgacgttcgcttagtcgacaaagatatcacaggggttttagttttaacactggggttgttcctatctgacatttcagaagggacacggaaaacaaaatacacccaaaatttgagttcaaatcaaggagtgtgacaaaatctataaaaacataaaaaaatgttttttgtaattaaacaaatgaaaaacatttgggtttattctacgactggcgtgaggtggcaattgtcggtgtcgtatagcgaggtgacaattgtcgactcgagtgaagtgactctccatttgatttacacggcgagtcacttcactcgagtcgacaattgtcacctcgctatacgacaccgacaattgtcacctcacgccagtcgtagaataaacccaattgaaaaaattgagtaaacatgtgtttttggcctgaacgtaagcgtttggcactaaaattgggacatggctttaggaccctattgtatcaactgaacaaaaactataatctattttggacatcacctgaTTTATGCTTTATATACTAATGTTAAGCTTGTAGATGAACTTAACTTtatttttagacatattttatcatattgccaCCTTTAAACTTACCATGAATGCCAATTCTGAGCGTTTTTATTGCgtttaatgtatgttcttgaaacagtacatcctcttgcattcgtagttttcacaaatctcgcataacttctgatctcgccctaaaagccattggtaaccatgtgtgtagctcgttgtttctgagcatttgaatgaattttcatgttatttaacaacgctattgGGAAGAAAGGGTCATTATCTTTCTgccagtgatgttggtttggatgcttattctttcatttgctcagaaacaacgagctacacacgtggttaccaatggcttttagtgcgttatctcagagtatgcgagaaatgttctgttgatacaatttacaattttaatattttttattttattgatgtacaagggggtcaggggccaagtctccagcataagtttaaaaactcacaccttccataatacaccggggaTTTTGGAATatggaagtaggcaacgcaacatctttgaccagaaggttctttaagttttgcttctactctAGACTTACACTACACGTACGaatgatgcaaaatcaaaagaaaatgaatcagtcatacatatagcggcagtgaagtgttttgcctaaggatttgggaatggagggattttgtgtggtgttttgtaaatcgctctgtgaaacaaatgtgttattagtTGAATAATAAGATAATCTGATTTACCTTTCATTTAGTAATAAGAATGATTATAAAAACTTTATACTCATCTTTATTTCGGCCATTACGCTGCCATGATAAGGGATGTTCGTCCTCTCCGTTAAGGTGTTCCTCATAATAATGGCGGGTTAGATATGGAAACAAGGTTAaagagagaaggaatgttagtgattgttacatgctttattgcagtattggcctacattgaagtcatacaaaattcgctctttggattcccacgataacaatccctgaaactaatgataaacaacaaaaaatgaatccgaaagagcgaaatctttgaagattcaatgtaggacaatccagctttattgcatgtaagaagttcttggtgatattctcacaacggccattcagaatggttcgacggatgtagataaaagatcattatgatgaaattaacgcgacgacatgttagtaagctcgaaacgattattgtatttgcaactgttaatttaaatagtta
It contains:
- the LOC5566728 gene encoding 39S ribosomal protein L47, mitochondrial, giving the protein MNVLNRVLVASKQVGNIYNVVRTSILHYNGSLLSSATPASIQMAKSFSVSSNRFDLMDFFDDKKNWGENEVKHGRAWNKDELRIKSNVDLHKLWFVLLKERNMLMTMEHECEEKMELFPSPERLDKVKW